The window CTTCTGCCTCCTCCATTTCATTTTGGTAAGAGGAAAGTTTGATTTTATCTCCCAAAGGATTTTCAGTTCGAAGGGTTTTATTTGTTCTTTGTTTGTTGTTTGCAATTAATGCAGCAGCAGTTTCAATAATGGTTTTTGTGGAACGATAATTTTCTTCCAACTTAACCACTACTGCATCTGGATAATCTTTTTTGAAATTAAGAATATTCGAAATATCAGCACCACGCCAGGAATAAATAGACTGGTCGTCATCACCCACAACACATAAATTTTTATGAAATGATGAGAGAGACTGTACTAGGTGGTATTGGATTTTATTTGTATCTTGGTATTCATCTACCATGATGTATTTCCAAAGCCTTTGGTATTTCTCCAAAATTACAGGATAATCACGAAACAAAATAACTGTTTTTAAAATCAAATCTCCAAAATCGAGTGCGTTTCGTAAGTCCTTTCGTTTCTCATATTCAAGAAAAACAGAAGCAATTGTTTTTGTATAAGAATCATCTGCTTTCTTTTTAGCATATTCTTCTGCGGTCATAAAAGAATCTTTCGCAGCAGAAAATGCATTCGCAAGAGCAGATGGTCGAAATTCCTTTGTGTCCATATCTTTGGATTTTAAAATTTCTTTGATGAGTGACTCTTGCATATCACTGTCATAAACAGTAAAATTATTTCCGAGTCCCAAAACCTTTCCTTCCCGACGAAGTAAATACAAACAGAGGGAGTGAAAAGTTCGCACCAAAGGTTCCCCAGTCCCTTCGGGGATTAAACTCCTGCAACGAATTCGCATTTCTTCTGCGGCTTTGTTTGTAAAAGTAACGGCTAGGATTTGGTTAGGATAAACCTTATGATTTAAAATTAGGTTGGCAATTCGGTAGGTAATCACGCGAGTTTTCCCAGAACCCGCCCCAGCCAAAATCAGTAATGGGCCATCTACCGATTCAACTGCTTTTTTTTGTTCAGAATTGAGTCCAACTAACTCCACTTAGAACCGCATATCTCCAATACCAAAAACAAACTGGAAGCTGTTATTGTCTGGATAAAGCCCGAAGGGTCTATCTTCCACTCCCGTATAACGAATCCGTTGTGCAAAATACAAACGAAGAGGTAATACAGGAATTTGAATCCTTAGACCAAAACCCCAAGAGAATCTAAAATTTGACATTGAGAGGTTTTTACTAGATAAAACTAAATTTCCAGGGTCATTCACAACAAGAGGAGACTCAGGCAATTTTTGGCCATAGGAATTATAATTTTCATAAAGGTATGTTTCAACTGGCTCAGAAACTCGCTGTGCTCGCACTAGGTTGTCGTAATTTTTAAAGAACTCTTTTCGTTCTCCCACAGCACGGTTGATTTGTTCATACATGGATCCCGCATCAAAGAAAACAACAAACCATAATAACGATGGTTCGATGGGAAACCGTAACTCCGAAGTAAATAAAACCCTGCTGGAAGCTCCATCTTTCCATTCATCTGGATAGTATTTATCATCAAAAAACCATCCACGAAGGGATTCATATCCCCCAAGAAAAAGACGATCTTGAACTTGGATGTAAGGAATTCTTTCTTTGTCCTGATTTTTGTACTTTGGTGTCCTTTCAAAGGTAAAAACTGATGAAGTTCGGAACTGTTGCACCACGCGCCATCGCCTAAGTGCGTTTTTGCGAATGAGTCCAAAAAATGTATAATCAAACCAAGTATGATAGTATTCCAAAATAGGGCTGAACTGGTCGAAATGGGACTCTCCACCGAGGAACTGACCCACGTTATCCACAGAAAAAATTAAATTAAAACCTTGGGTTGAATTGAATACGTTGTCACGGCTATCATAAGCAATACCGTTTGTTAACTGAGAACGAAATTGCCACCCGCGATCAACCTCCGCCAAAACCTGGTCAGATACAAGTGACGTTGGTCTAGTCGATGCAAAAAATGAAGGAGAATAACGGTGGAAGTGGGTCCAGTTGATGAGAAACCTATGGCCAAGTCCTGCACTCACACCCACACCCGAACGTTCGTAAGATGCCACCTCTTTAATCCCTTGGTTGTTGTTTTCAGTGATGGAAGTGGCTCCCACATACAAAGTTCGGGAGGAATAAAATGCAGAAAGTGTAAGTGACCAAGGTTTGTCCATAAACCAAGGTTCTGTCCAAGATATTTGTAAATAACGGCGGATTGGTCCAAACTCCACACGACCTGTAATCTGTTGTCCAGATCCGTTCAGGTTATTTTCACCTAACTGGGTAAAGATGGAAAATCCCGTAATGGTTCCATACCCTCCCCCCATTGATACAGTTCCTGTCGGTTGTTCCACAAGCTCAATGATGAGGTTCATTTTGGTTTCATCAGAACCTGGTCTCATATTAAAGTTTACTTCTTTAAAATAACCCAAGTTAAAGATACGTTCCCTCGACCTGTTTACAAGTGTGGAGTTAAAAAGATCACCAGGTTTAAATAGGAGTTCTCTTCGGATCACCCGGTCTTGGGTCTTTTTATTACCCTTGATGATGATATTTTCAATAAAAGCTAAGTTATTTTCACGAATGGTAAAATCGACGTGAATGAATTTTTTCCCTCTTAGTTTGGGTTCTTCTTCATAAATTTTTCTTAATTTTGAAACATTGAGTCGGTTGTATTCTTCATTACAATCAGAGATTGCATCACTACTCCCTCGTTTTTCACAATTTTCATAACGAGATAAGGATCCATCACTTAACTCAATCACCTTTCTTCGAGGGATTACCTGCGCAAACAAATACCCTTTGGCAGAATATGCTTCGTTGATGGAAGCCCTATCTTTTTGGAATTTAGTTTCATCGAAAACCTCACCCACATCAGCAGGTGCAAATTCATATTGGTCTTCTAAAAATTTGATCGGATAAACCGGAGACCATTCTTCTTTAGGAGTTCCAATTGGGTTATTTTCTTTGTTTAAAAACTGCGGCATCCCGTTCGGGGCTATGGTTAGATCATGACTTGTGGAATAACCATTGTAGAAATATTGTTCTCCTTCAATGATTTTGAAGTTAACAATCACAACACGTTTGTCTTTTTTTTGCGGATTTTCCCAACGGATTTCCCAGTTGGTACCTTCATTGCTGAGTTCTGCGTCTACGTAACCTTTGGATTTTAAGTAAGCTACAACTTTCTGTTTATCAGATTCAAACGCAGATTCTTTAAACACTCCAGATTCAATGATTCCACTTTCTTTTAAGTCCATGATCCCTTGAAGATCATAGGTATCAACTTCGCTATTTCCAAAAATATTGATTTTACTGACGGGAATTTCTTCCCCCTCATCAATAATAAACTTCACCTTTACAGTGTTTGTTTCCGGATTCACCGGTTCCGTTTCAAAACGAACGTAAGCGAGAAAAAAACCTTCATCTCGGTATTTCTTCAAAATCACTTCTTTCGAAAGAGTCACTTTCTTCGGAGTGATGACTTCGTTTTCTTTTAATGGAATTTTATCACGTAAATCGGATGGGAAAACTTCATCGGCACCGATAAAATCAATGTCTTTCACCCTAGGTCGTTCTTTTACGACAACAAGGATTTTGACTCC of the Leptospira kanakyensis genome contains:
- a CDS encoding BamA/OMP85 family outer membrane protein → MNIRKKIKFFSLFVLSLLLLVSAEWVSLWSNKSVFIDKVITKVEFKGNINTSSDDILELMDMRAGMQLSQGLLNADMRALFVSGFFYHIDIQGEADGDGVKILVVVKERPRVKDIDFIGADEVFPSDLRDKIPLKENEVITPKKVTLSKEVILKKYRDEGFFLAYVRFETEPVNPETNTVKVKFIIDEGEEIPVSKINIFGNSEVDTYDLQGIMDLKESGIIESGVFKESAFESDKQKVVAYLKSKGYVDAELSNEGTNWEIRWENPQKKDKRVVIVNFKIIEGEQYFYNGYSTSHDLTIAPNGMPQFLNKENNPIGTPKEEWSPVYPIKFLEDQYEFAPADVGEVFDETKFQKDRASINEAYSAKGYLFAQVIPRRKVIELSDGSLSRYENCEKRGSSDAISDCNEEYNRLNVSKLRKIYEEEPKLRGKKFIHVDFTIRENNLAFIENIIIKGNKKTQDRVIRRELLFKPGDLFNSTLVNRSRERIFNLGYFKEVNFNMRPGSDETKMNLIIELVEQPTGTVSMGGGYGTITGFSIFTQLGENNLNGSGQQITGRVEFGPIRRYLQISWTEPWFMDKPWSLTLSAFYSSRTLYVGATSITENNNQGIKEVASYERSGVGVSAGLGHRFLINWTHFHRYSPSFFASTRPTSLVSDQVLAEVDRGWQFRSQLTNGIAYDSRDNVFNSTQGFNLIFSVDNVGQFLGGESHFDQFSPILEYYHTWFDYTFFGLIRKNALRRWRVVQQFRTSSVFTFERTPKYKNQDKERIPYIQVQDRLFLGGYESLRGWFFDDKYYPDEWKDGASSRVLFTSELRFPIEPSLLWFVVFFDAGSMYEQINRAVGERKEFFKNYDNLVRAQRVSEPVETYLYENYNSYGQKLPESPLVVNDPGNLVLSSKNLSMSNFRFSWGFGLRIQIPVLPLRLYFAQRIRYTGVEDRPFGLYPDNNSFQFVFGIGDMRF